GCGGCCAAACACTCCACTAAGCTGAGGCTGAACAGTCCGTCTACGGTCGACTCACCCGGAGTAATCCCCAGCTTCGCTTTGATCCATTCGATGACGGTATCTGAGCCGACGAGAGCGCACATGAGGGACTTGCACACCTGAATATGGAATTTGCCCATCGGCTTCAGGTTAAACATCGTGTAAAACGTGATCGTCTCATAAACTTGCGGAGGCGTCAGCCTGAGAAGATGCGCAATTTCCTGCATCACCGACTCGGATACATAGCCTTGATCGCGCTGGGCGACATAGAGCAGTGGAATCAAGGCAGAACGCTTGACCGGATAGCGACTCAAAATCTCTTCGATTTCTTTCCCGTATTTGTCCTTTAACACGGTTCCTCCGCGCATCCCTTCACCGAGGCGGCGGCCAGGATGTTCCAAACTGCGCGCATTGACCGAGCACGCGGATTACACACGCCCGCATGGCGTCGCCGAGACTCCGCGTTACCCGAGCGTGCGCGGGCAGCGAGCACTGGAACATCGTGGCCGTACGCCTCATCTATCACACTCCCCCATGACGACGTCGTATGTGCCAAAAATCGTGATGATGTCGGAAATCAGGTACCCACGCGCCATATGGTCGAATGCGCCCATGTGGATGAATGAGGGTGAGCGAATTTTCAATCGATAAGGGCGTGGAGATCCATCACTAATGATAAAAAACCCCAATTCCCCCTTGGGCGCTTCGGTCGCGCAATAGGTTTCCCCCTTCGGCGGCTTGAACCCTTGGGTGAAGATGATGAAATGATGGA
This region of Nitrospira sp. genomic DNA includes:
- a CDS encoding NAD(P)H-dependent oxidoreductase subunit E, with protein sequence MLKDKYGKEIEEILSRYPVKRSALIPLLYVAQRDQGYVSESVMQEIAHLLRLTPPQVYETITFYTMFNLKPMGKFHIQVCKSLMCALVGSDTVIEWIKAKLGITPGESTVDGLFSLSLVECLAACGTGPMMQINDDYYEQLTEDKLDRILADLRSTGTSRLKSGPFMWPEPIAVKDES